One genomic region from Methanocaldococcus fervens AG86 encodes:
- a CDS encoding histone family protein — MIPKATLKRVMKNIADNYPESGYDFRISNDAVEELNNHLQKILVEILVKARMNAQKSGRKTIKKEDIIEAIEDNGYLAALIEEIYGVSVAEITA, encoded by the coding sequence ATGATTCCTAAGGCAACTTTGAAGAGGGTTATGAAAAATATTGCTGATAATTATCCTGAGAGTGGTTATGATTTTAGGATTTCTAATGATGCTGTTGAGGAACTTAACAACCACTTGCAAAAGATTTTGGTTGAGATTTTAGTTAAAGCAAGAATGAATGCACAAAAATCAGGAAGGAAAACCATAAAGAAGGAGGATATAATCGAAGCTATAGAAGATAATGGGTATTTAGCTGCGTTGATTGAGGAGATTTATGGAGTATCAGTTGCAGAGATAACTGCCTAA